The following are from one region of the Gloeomargarita lithophora Alchichica-D10 genome:
- a CDS encoding BolA family protein yields the protein MTQLIQTQLADARVELQDLTGGGDHWQAVIVSPAFTGKSRVQRHQLVYQALQGVLKTNELHALTMKTLTPEEWGQEVPETR from the coding sequence TTGACCCAATTGATTCAAACTCAGTTAGCCGATGCCCGGGTGGAACTCCAGGATTTGACCGGTGGGGGGGATCATTGGCAAGCGGTGATTGTGTCTCCAGCTTTTACTGGCAAAAGCCGGGTACAACGGCATCAGTTGGTTTATCAAGCCCTGCAAGGGGTATTAAAAACCAATGAACTCCATGCCCTGACCATGAAAACCTTAACGCCGGAGGAATGGGGGCAAGAAGTCCCCGAAACCCGTTAA
- a CDS encoding LmeA family phospholipid-binding protein: MPANRGLSRPLAALLRWWMQTQVTQAQGVQVSLRGASQAWWSGCLPHIQVCAENIIYQEIHLHRVALTAENIRFHLPFLQKKGEPFLEPITVQIQATITAENVNHSLPYLQETLRPYLQQLHPEATAIQGLNIHSQGINWLMDNGEQYTTQVKLVSPNELTLIADAHPHQQVSINLGTDVQIQELMLQSGAVHLTGDLIIRPAAPTE; the protein is encoded by the coding sequence TTGCCCGCTAACCGGGGGCTAAGCCGTCCCCTGGCCGCCCTATTGCGCTGGTGGATGCAAACCCAGGTGACCCAAGCCCAGGGGGTGCAAGTCTCGTTACGGGGGGCATCCCAGGCGTGGTGGTCGGGATGTTTGCCCCATATTCAAGTTTGTGCTGAGAACATAATTTACCAGGAAATTCATCTGCATCGGGTGGCTTTAACGGCTGAAAATATCCGGTTTCATTTGCCATTTTTGCAGAAAAAAGGCGAGCCATTTTTAGAACCGATTACCGTGCAAATTCAAGCCACCATCACCGCAGAAAATGTAAATCATTCCCTGCCCTATTTACAAGAAACTTTGCGCCCCTACCTCCAGCAATTACATCCAGAAGCTACGGCAATTCAAGGATTAAACATTCACTCGCAAGGGATTAACTGGTTAATGGACAACGGGGAACAATATACCACCCAAGTTAAGTTAGTTTCCCCGAATGAATTAACCTTAATTGCCGATGCTCATCCCCATCAACAAGTCAGTATCAATCTGGGTACGGATGTGCAAATTCAGGAGTTAATGCTACAATCGGGTGCGGTACATTTAACCGGGGATTTAATCATCCGACCAGCGGCACCAACAGAGTAA
- a CDS encoding phosphatidate cytidylyltransferase, with product MPWIRIVSGAVALLLAFGWVTLGGWVFTAGVAAMVFLGQREYFELARIKGILPATKTTLVVSQILVVVATVAPALADPVLAMGGSWICFYLLFQPKLATIADIATSILGLFYGGYLPSFWVRLRGLEQADFSNLPLLGFWPQGGAWPLGLKVTLLTFSCIWAADIGAYFFGRAFGKTKLSEISPKKTVEGAVFGVLASMVVGAVGAIQLNWPFWLGIGLGLMTGIASLLGDLTESMMKRDAGVKDSGHLIPGHGGILDRADSYVFTAPLAYYFITLLVPLVG from the coding sequence ATGCCCTGGATTCGGATTGTAAGCGGTGCGGTGGCTCTACTGCTGGCATTCGGTTGGGTCACTTTAGGGGGTTGGGTGTTCACGGCGGGGGTAGCCGCCATGGTCTTTCTCGGTCAACGGGAATACTTTGAATTGGCACGGATCAAAGGCATTTTACCCGCCACCAAAACAACTTTGGTTGTGAGTCAAATTCTCGTGGTGGTGGCTACGGTTGCCCCCGCATTGGCTGACCCGGTTTTGGCGATGGGCGGCAGTTGGATTTGTTTTTATCTTTTATTTCAGCCAAAACTCGCCACCATTGCGGATATTGCTACGTCAATTTTAGGATTATTTTACGGGGGATATTTGCCTAGTTTTTGGGTGCGTTTGCGGGGGTTAGAACAAGCGGATTTTAGCAATTTACCCCTGCTGGGATTTTGGCCGCAGGGGGGGGCGTGGCCGCTGGGATTAAAAGTGACGTTATTAACCTTTAGTTGTATTTGGGCGGCGGATATTGGGGCTTATTTTTTCGGACGGGCTTTTGGCAAAACCAAGTTATCGGAAATTAGTCCCAAAAAAACCGTGGAAGGAGCCGTATTTGGGGTACTCGCCAGTATGGTGGTAGGGGCAGTGGGAGCTATACAATTAAACTGGCCATTTTGGTTAGGCATAGGTTTGGGCTTGATGACCGGAATTGCCAGTTTATTGGGGGATTTGACCGAATCCATGATGAAACGGGATGCGGGGGTCAAGGATTCTGGGCATTTAATTCCGGGGCATGGGGGGATTTTAGACCGGGCGGATAGCTATGTATTTACCGCTCCCTTGGCCTACTATTTCATTACTCTGTTGGTGCCGCTGGTCGGATGA